One part of the Actinotignum schaalii genome encodes these proteins:
- the valS gene encoding valine--tRNA ligase — translation MTSFNQESELLDHTEVPDRATLDGLETTWGKRWEEEGTYAFDRTATRSEVFSVDTPPPTVSGSLHIGHVFSYTHTDTVARYQRMRGKSVFYPMGWDDNGLPTERRVQNYYGVRGDASLPYDPNFVPPHQGGAKSIKYADQVPISRRNFIELCWKLSEEDEKQFEALWRYLGLSVDWKQNYQTIGEKAQKVAQTAFLRNLARGEAYQAQAPGLWDITFQTAVAQAELEARDYPGAYHALAFHGASGDVVIETTRPELLPACVALIAHPEDTRYQHLFGTTVRVPIFDMEVPVLAHPKAEMDKGAGIAMCCTFGDVTDVEWWRELQLPLHNVLGKDGRLVRDTPEWITSEAGRAMYAEMAGKTTFSARKALVEKLKETGEMIGDEKPTMRKTNFFEKGDKPLEIVTSRQWYIRNGGRSHVESNGKELRDNLIEAGNQLAFHPDFMHVRYDNWVKGLNSDWLISRQRFFGVPIPVWYEISENGEVKYDAVITPEESRLPVDPSSDVPAGYTEDQRGKPGGFAGETDILDTWATSSLSPQIAGGWLTDEDLFERVYPMDVRPQGQDIIRTWLFSTVVRAHLEFGELPWKHATISGWILDPDHKKMSKSKGNVVTPMDLLVRHGADAVRYWAASARLGVDAAFDEKQMKVGRRLAMKVLNASKFALGMGGEGSPVCLDASRVTEPIDRALLADLARVVEEATSAFEAFDHTRALEAAETAFWTFCDDYLELVKDRAYSDTPEAESARVTLAIAVDTFLRLLAPFIPYATAEVWSWYRTGSVHRAAWPEAAPLREAAGSGNAELLEVAGQALTVLRGVKSAAKVSQRTSFARVELRGHTALLEEVRGDLVRAAHVRGELRFTPDTEASEQITIGDYELDEPEPKRK, via the coding sequence GTTTTTTCCTACACTCACACCGATACCGTGGCCCGCTACCAGCGCATGCGTGGCAAATCGGTGTTCTACCCGATGGGCTGGGATGATAATGGTCTGCCCACCGAACGCCGGGTGCAAAACTACTACGGGGTGCGCGGGGATGCTTCCCTCCCCTACGATCCGAATTTCGTGCCCCCGCACCAGGGCGGCGCAAAATCCATTAAGTACGCCGACCAGGTGCCCATTTCGCGGCGTAATTTCATTGAACTGTGCTGGAAGCTATCCGAAGAGGACGAAAAGCAATTCGAAGCCCTGTGGCGCTACCTGGGGCTGTCCGTGGACTGGAAGCAGAATTACCAGACCATCGGAGAGAAGGCCCAGAAGGTAGCCCAAACCGCGTTCCTGCGTAACCTCGCGCGCGGGGAAGCCTACCAGGCGCAGGCCCCGGGCCTGTGGGATATTACCTTCCAAACCGCGGTGGCGCAGGCCGAGCTTGAGGCTCGCGATTACCCGGGTGCCTATCATGCCCTGGCTTTCCACGGTGCGAGCGGCGACGTCGTCATCGAAACCACCCGCCCGGAGCTGCTGCCCGCCTGCGTGGCCCTCATCGCGCACCCTGAAGACACCCGCTACCAGCACCTCTTCGGGACCACGGTGCGCGTGCCGATTTTCGATATGGAAGTTCCGGTGCTCGCCCACCCCAAGGCAGAAATGGACAAGGGCGCCGGTATCGCCATGTGCTGCACCTTCGGCGATGTCACGGACGTGGAGTGGTGGCGTGAATTGCAGCTGCCGCTGCACAATGTGCTTGGCAAGGACGGGCGCCTGGTGCGCGATACCCCCGAGTGGATCACCTCGGAGGCCGGGCGCGCCATGTACGCGGAGATGGCCGGGAAAACCACCTTCTCCGCTCGCAAGGCACTGGTGGAAAAACTCAAGGAAACCGGGGAAATGATCGGCGATGAGAAGCCGACCATGCGTAAGACCAACTTCTTTGAGAAAGGCGATAAGCCGCTCGAAATTGTTACCTCACGCCAGTGGTACATCCGCAACGGTGGGCGTTCCCACGTGGAAAGCAACGGCAAGGAGCTGCGCGATAACCTTATTGAGGCCGGTAACCAGCTGGCCTTCCATCCCGATTTCATGCACGTGCGCTACGACAACTGGGTCAAGGGGCTCAACTCGGACTGGCTCATCTCGCGCCAGCGTTTCTTCGGGGTGCCGATTCCGGTGTGGTACGAAATCTCGGAGAACGGCGAAGTAAAGTACGACGCCGTCATTACCCCGGAGGAATCACGCCTTCCCGTGGATCCTTCCAGTGATGTGCCAGCCGGCTATACCGAAGATCAGCGCGGTAAGCCGGGCGGATTCGCCGGAGAAACCGATATTTTGGATACCTGGGCCACGTCGTCGCTCTCCCCGCAGATCGCTGGGGGTTGGCTCACCGATGAGGATCTTTTCGAGCGCGTGTACCCCATGGATGTGCGCCCGCAGGGTCAGGATATTATCCGGACCTGGCTCTTCTCCACCGTGGTGCGCGCGCACCTGGAATTCGGGGAACTGCCCTGGAAGCACGCCACGATTTCTGGGTGGATTCTGGATCCGGACCACAAGAAGATGTCCAAGTCCAAGGGCAATGTGGTGACCCCTATGGATCTGCTGGTGCGGCACGGTGCGGACGCGGTGCGCTACTGGGCTGCCTCCGCGCGCCTGGGCGTGGACGCCGCTTTCGACGAAAAGCAAATGAAGGTGGGGCGCCGTCTGGCCATGAAGGTGCTCAACGCCTCGAAGTTTGCGCTGGGCATGGGCGGGGAAGGTTCACCGGTCTGCCTGGATGCTTCCCGCGTGACCGAGCCGATTGATCGGGCCCTGCTGGCCGATCTGGCGCGCGTGGTGGAGGAAGCCACCTCCGCTTTTGAGGCCTTTGATCACACCCGCGCTCTGGAGGCGGCCGAAACGGCTTTCTGGACCTTCTGTGATGATTACCTGGAGCTGGTCAAGGACCGCGCCTATTCGGATACGCCGGAAGCGGAGAGCGCCCGGGTGACGCTGGCGATTGCGGTGGATACTTTCCTTCGTTTGCTGGCGCCCTTTATCCCCTATGCCACCGCCGAGGTGTGGAGCTGGTACCGTACCGGCTCGGTGCACCGGGCGGCCTGGCCGGAGGCGGCGCCGCTGCGCGAGGCTGCGGGTTCCGGGAATGCGGAGCTGCTCGAGGTGGCAGGCCAGGCGCTCACGGTGCTGCGCGGCGTGAAATCCGCGGCGAAGGTGTCGCAGCGCACCAGTTTCGCACGGGTGGAGCTGCGCGGGCATACCGCCCTGCTCGAGGAGGTGCGCGGGGACCTGGTGCGCGCCGCCCACGTGCGCGGAGAGCTCCGTTTCACGCCAGATACTGAGGCCAGCGAGCAGATCACCATCGGTGATTACGAGCTGGATGAGCCGGAGCCGAAGCGGAAGTAG